In Vibrio bathopelagicus, the following are encoded in one genomic region:
- the cobT gene encoding nicotinate-nucleotide--dimethylbenzimidazole phosphoribosyltransferase, producing MLDTKYSPYIQHRIDQKTKPLGALGLLEKVAHQLALIQSQGQGSAVEHIKLHKPSIIIFAGDHGIADEGVSIAPSAVTQQMVLNFLNGGAAINCFCAVNNIDITVVDTGILLPVESDSPMLISQRLGTRTNNFANEAAMSLETVERGIELGTELVSRTISNGTNIIMFGEMGIGNTSSASAILSALANRTAVECVGLGTGINNDQLARKVAVVEQGVVRCKGLELKDTKEVLAQVGGYEIVQMVGAFLGAYQNRTPVLVDGFIVSVAAYVATLIEPNCRDYMIFAHRSEESGHKILLELLDAEPLLDLGLRLGEGTGAALAMPIIRAAAEFYNNMASFESAGVTVE from the coding sequence ATGCTAGATACAAAATACTCACCGTACATCCAACATCGTATTGACCAAAAAACTAAGCCATTAGGCGCTCTTGGTTTATTAGAAAAAGTGGCACATCAGCTCGCGTTAATTCAGAGTCAAGGCCAAGGCTCAGCGGTTGAACATATCAAGTTACACAAGCCAAGCATCATCATTTTTGCTGGCGACCATGGTATTGCAGACGAAGGCGTGAGTATTGCCCCAAGTGCTGTAACACAACAAATGGTGTTGAACTTCTTAAACGGTGGCGCGGCGATCAATTGCTTTTGTGCGGTGAACAACATTGATATTACGGTGGTGGATACTGGGATTTTGTTACCAGTCGAATCTGATAGCCCAATGCTGATCTCCCAGCGTTTGGGTACACGAACCAATAACTTTGCCAACGAAGCCGCAATGAGTTTAGAAACGGTTGAACGCGGGATTGAACTGGGTACAGAGCTTGTATCTAGAACCATTTCGAATGGCACGAATATCATTATGTTTGGTGAAATGGGCATCGGCAATACCAGCAGCGCTTCAGCGATTTTAAGTGCACTAGCAAACCGCACTGCAGTTGAATGTGTTGGCCTAGGAACTGGTATCAACAATGATCAACTTGCGCGAAAAGTGGCTGTGGTTGAGCAAGGTGTTGTTCGTTGCAAAGGCTTGGAGCTTAAAGATACTAAAGAGGTACTAGCTCAGGTCGGCGGTTATGAAATCGTTCAAATGGTCGGTGCTTTCCTTGGCGCTTATCAAAACAGAACCCCCGTATTGGTCGATGGTTTTATCGTATCAGTCGCTGCATATGTCGCGACCTTAATTGAGCCTAACTGCCGTGATTACATGATCTTTGCGCATCGCTCTGAAGAGTCAGGGCACAAAATCCTATTAGAGCTGCTAGATGCTGAGCCGTTGCTTGATCTTGGGCTGAGGTTGGGCGAGGGTACAGGCGCTGCATTGGCAATGCCAATCATCCGAGCGGCGGCAGAGTTTTACAACAACATGGCGAGCTTCGAGAGCGCTGGAGTCACGGTTGAATGA
- a CDS encoding NAD-dependent epimerase/dehydratase family protein, which produces MSISGDKASVIVAGATGLIGSDVLDLLIDEPAVEHIYALSRRALDSHFNSSKLHTLIHSDLQVISWDDTKATPNLGIICLGTTKKKAGSKEALRKVDVELVSQVAQSMKFLGVQRVAVVSSYGASVDSYSHYLKCKGQMEQNLKRIGFKQLFIARPGPLVGERAQPRADEKLLQSIFPLLSPFMIGKYKNLRPIQSKDVAQAMLFRLFENNFQNIEIYSSSDMLNLLAKYR; this is translated from the coding sequence ATGAGCATTTCAGGAGACAAAGCATCAGTCATCGTTGCAGGGGCAACAGGACTGATAGGTTCAGACGTTCTGGATTTACTCATAGACGAGCCCGCGGTCGAGCATATCTATGCTTTGTCCCGAAGAGCACTTGATTCTCATTTTAACTCCAGCAAACTCCACACGCTCATTCACAGTGATCTGCAAGTAATAAGCTGGGATGACACCAAAGCGACGCCCAACTTAGGAATTATCTGCCTAGGTACGACCAAGAAAAAAGCCGGTTCTAAAGAAGCATTGCGTAAAGTCGATGTTGAATTAGTCAGCCAAGTGGCACAGTCGATGAAGTTCTTAGGCGTTCAACGTGTCGCGGTAGTATCAAGCTATGGAGCATCCGTCGATTCCTATTCACACTACCTCAAGTGCAAGGGGCAAATGGAACAAAACTTAAAACGTATCGGTTTCAAGCAATTGTTTATTGCTCGTCCTGGTCCTCTTGTTGGCGAAAGAGCCCAGCCACGAGCCGACGAAAAACTCCTACAAAGTATCTTTCCTCTGCTGTCACCATTTATGATTGGTAAATATAAGAACCTGCGCCCTATTCAGTCAAAAGACGTGGCACAAGCCATGTTGTTCCGATTATTCGAAAATAATTTCCAAAATATAGAAATTTACTCGTCAAGTGACATGCTCAATTTATTGGCAAAATATCGCTAA
- a CDS encoding L-cystine transporter → MSFSAIAALAVFTGILFFLYGQQKKENTLSRLVLLGLVFGSAFGLGLQLLFGEGNPVVKETLDWVNVVGSGYVGLLKMVIMPLVLVSMVAAVVKLEKGGSLGKISGITISVLLATTAISAIVGIAVAQAFGLSAEGLTEGARETARIATLESRMGSVSDLTIPQMLVSFIPTNPFADLTGARSTSIIAVVIFGVLTGIAARKVMAEKEELESPIRTFVEAAQSIVMRLVKMIMALTPYGIAALMAKVVATSSASDILSLLGFIVASYVAIILMFVVHGVLVSFVGVNPKEYFQKIWPVLTFAFTSRSSAATIPLNVEAQITKLNVPPAIANLSATFGATIGQNGCAGIYPAMLAVMVAPTVGIDPMDINFILSLIAIITVSSFGIAGVGGGATFAALIVLPAMGLPVTIAALLISIEPLIDMARTALNVSGAMTAGTITSRILGKKEQKELEQANA, encoded by the coding sequence ATGTCATTTTCAGCTATCGCTGCCTTAGCGGTATTCACTGGTATCCTCTTTTTTCTCTACGGACAGCAGAAAAAAGAAAACACACTTTCTCGCCTTGTTCTATTAGGTTTAGTTTTTGGTAGTGCTTTCGGCCTAGGTTTACAACTGCTATTTGGTGAAGGCAATCCGGTCGTCAAAGAAACTTTGGATTGGGTAAATGTTGTTGGCAGTGGCTATGTTGGCCTATTAAAAATGGTGATCATGCCATTAGTATTGGTTTCAATGGTTGCGGCAGTAGTGAAGCTTGAGAAAGGCGGTTCACTGGGCAAGATTTCTGGTATCACTATTTCAGTATTACTGGCAACAACGGCGATCTCTGCAATTGTGGGTATTGCAGTGGCTCAGGCATTCGGTCTTTCGGCAGAAGGCTTAACAGAAGGTGCTCGTGAAACGGCTCGTATCGCAACACTAGAAAGCCGCATGGGAAGCGTGTCTGACCTAACTATTCCACAAATGCTGGTTAGCTTCATTCCAACTAACCCGTTTGCTGATCTAACCGGTGCTCGTTCTACTTCCATCATCGCGGTCGTTATCTTCGGTGTGCTTACGGGTATTGCTGCTCGTAAAGTGATGGCTGAGAAAGAAGAACTAGAGTCACCAATTCGCACTTTCGTTGAAGCGGCTCAATCTATCGTAATGCGCTTAGTTAAGATGATTATGGCACTAACGCCATACGGCATCGCGGCATTAATGGCGAAAGTTGTCGCAACATCAAGTGCTTCAGACATCTTAAGCCTACTGGGTTTCATTGTTGCTTCTTACGTAGCAATCATCCTGATGTTTGTTGTTCACGGTGTGTTAGTCTCTTTTGTTGGTGTAAACCCGAAAGAGTACTTCCAAAAAATCTGGCCTGTGCTGACATTTGCTTTCACCTCTCGCAGTTCTGCAGCAACGATTCCACTGAACGTCGAAGCTCAAATTACTAAGTTAAACGTTCCACCAGCGATTGCTAACTTGTCTGCAACTTTCGGTGCAACAATTGGCCAGAACGGTTGTGCGGGTATCTACCCTGCCATGCTAGCAGTCATGGTTGCGCCAACCGTGGGTATCGACCCAATGGACATCAACTTTATTCTGTCTTTGATTGCGATTATTACGGTGAGCTCGTTCGGTATCGCGGGTGTGGGTGGCGGTGCAACTTTCGCAGCGCTTATCGTCCTGCCAGCTATGGGTCTTCCAGTGACTATTGCAGCTCTACTTATCTCTATCGAACCACTTATCGATATGGCACGTACTGCGCTTAACGTATCAGGTGCAATGACAGCCGGTACGATTACAAGTCGTATACTGGGTAAGAAAGAACAAAAGGAGTTGGAACAAGCGAACGCTTAA
- a CDS encoding GlcG/HbpS family heme-binding protein → MLNQKIVQQLVYSALDIAGHNNQAIAVSVCDTHGELLAFSRMDNVSVQAGLLAQNKAYTSARDRQPSGNLGAWAKTTGKDLNYWTDPKITGFKGGVPIQHKGQVLGAIGISGLSEDDDEALAEKVIQLVL, encoded by the coding sequence ATGTTGAATCAAAAAATAGTACAGCAACTCGTGTATAGCGCTCTTGATATCGCAGGGCATAACAACCAAGCGATTGCGGTGAGTGTGTGTGATACACATGGTGAACTGCTTGCGTTTTCTCGAATGGACAACGTTAGCGTACAGGCGGGTTTGTTAGCTCAAAACAAAGCCTATACCTCGGCACGAGATAGACAACCGAGTGGTAACTTGGGCGCGTGGGCAAAGACGACAGGTAAAGACTTGAACTATTGGACAGACCCAAAGATCACCGGTTTTAAGGGTGGGGTGCCTATTCAACATAAAGGGCAGGTGCTTGGGGCGATTGGTATTAGTGGGTTGAGCGAAGACGACGATGAAGCACTGGCTGAGAAAGTGATTCAGTTAGTGCTTTAA
- a CDS encoding aldo/keto reductase: MTNSIDSKSKTDNKKNIPLSNYLPNVGQVAYGCMGLGGGWNDNPVVAADIAQTRSVIDTALESGINLFDHADIYTFSKAEQAFGRALQQAPELRDQMFIQSKCGIRFEAEGNVGRYDFSADWVGQSVEGILNRLNTEKLDVLLLHRPDPLMELDELARTLEDLKAQGKVDFFGVSNMNSHQIQYLQSALHQPIVANQIEMSLAKLDWLNDGVMINSQGHHQSDFAAGTLEHCQMKGIQLQAWGCLAQGRFAEQGLYSEHDNVKKTAHYVAQLANQYGVESEAIVLAFLLRHPVSIQPVIGTTNLERIKASAAATRITLSREEWYNLYVYSRGQALP; the protein is encoded by the coding sequence ATGACGAACAGCATTGATTCAAAAAGCAAAACTGATAATAAAAAGAACATTCCATTATCGAACTATCTACCTAATGTTGGGCAAGTCGCCTACGGATGCATGGGACTTGGTGGTGGCTGGAACGACAATCCAGTAGTGGCAGCTGATATAGCGCAAACGCGTAGCGTAATCGACACAGCATTAGAGTCAGGAATCAATTTGTTCGACCATGCTGACATTTATACGTTCAGCAAAGCAGAGCAAGCCTTTGGTCGAGCGTTACAGCAAGCCCCTGAATTGCGTGATCAGATGTTCATTCAATCTAAATGTGGGATTCGTTTTGAAGCTGAGGGCAACGTTGGCCGTTATGATTTCTCAGCAGATTGGGTAGGTCAATCGGTAGAGGGCATTCTGAATCGTTTGAATACGGAAAAACTCGACGTGTTGCTTCTACATCGCCCTGATCCGCTAATGGAGCTAGATGAATTAGCAAGAACGCTAGAGGATTTGAAAGCACAGGGCAAGGTCGATTTCTTCGGTGTGTCTAACATGAACAGTCACCAAATCCAGTATCTGCAATCTGCGTTACACCAACCTATTGTCGCGAACCAAATTGAAATGAGCTTGGCAAAGCTTGATTGGCTTAACGATGGGGTAATGATTAACTCGCAAGGTCACCATCAATCTGATTTTGCTGCAGGCACACTAGAGCATTGCCAAATGAAGGGGATTCAATTGCAAGCGTGGGGCTGCTTGGCGCAAGGTCGCTTTGCAGAGCAAGGCTTGTATTCAGAACACGATAACGTGAAAAAGACCGCGCACTATGTGGCTCAGTTGGCAAATCAATATGGTGTTGAAAGTGAAGCGATTGTGTTAGCGTTTTTACTTCGTCACCCAGTAAGTATTCAACCTGTTATTGGCACGACTAATCTAGAGCGAATCAAAGCCTCTGCAGCAGCGACTCGAATCACCTTAAGTCGCGAAGAGTGGTACAACTTATACGTGTATTCACGCGGTCAGGCACTGCCATAA
- a CDS encoding LysR family transcriptional regulator — protein MNEHKRIERLILFVELAQQLNFTKAAEKLGISKSYLSEQIKRLESDLQCPLLVRTTRSVRLTQEGERALQQGLTIRSQVLQLERSVSEQHDIVKGTLRLTAPKMFTEVFLFGICQQFREQYPEVRFEINSSYTNFNLNQDDIDIAFRATNTPPDNMIAKRLITYQHDLVATPGYLDQFGRPTNVSDLINHQCLATLHQTKWPLKSATIDVSGWLSSNDNHLLKQQAMVGSGIIRIASYYVDKEVAHGELERVLPDECLQQGNSIYLFYPQVIYPAKKHQMFIKFVQNYFESLSQ, from the coding sequence ATGAACGAGCACAAGAGAATAGAACGACTGATCCTATTTGTAGAACTTGCTCAGCAACTTAACTTTACCAAGGCAGCAGAGAAACTCGGCATATCTAAGAGCTATCTTTCAGAGCAAATCAAACGACTAGAGAGCGACTTACAGTGCCCTCTTCTTGTAAGAACTACGCGCAGCGTTCGATTAACCCAAGAAGGCGAACGTGCCTTACAACAAGGCTTAACCATTCGCTCTCAAGTATTGCAGCTTGAACGCAGTGTTTCAGAGCAACACGACATCGTTAAAGGTACATTACGGCTGACAGCACCAAAGATGTTTACCGAGGTCTTTCTATTCGGTATCTGCCAACAATTTAGAGAGCAATACCCAGAGGTTCGCTTCGAGATAAACAGCAGCTACACCAACTTCAATCTTAACCAAGATGATATCGATATCGCCTTTCGCGCCACTAACACCCCACCAGATAACATGATCGCGAAACGATTGATTACCTATCAACATGATTTAGTCGCGACGCCCGGTTACCTTGATCAATTTGGTCGCCCAACCAATGTAAGTGACTTAATTAATCATCAATGCTTGGCTACACTGCACCAAACCAAGTGGCCTTTAAAATCTGCAACTATTGATGTATCTGGTTGGCTTTCAAGTAATGACAACCACTTACTTAAGCAACAAGCCATGGTAGGAAGCGGCATTATTCGAATCGCGAGTTATTACGTTGATAAAGAAGTTGCGCATGGAGAATTAGAGCGAGTATTACCTGACGAGTGCCTACAACAAGGCAACAGTATTTATCTGTTCTACCCACAAGTCATATATCCGGCAAAGAAACATCAAATGTTCATTAAGTTTGTTCAAAATTACTTTGAAAGTTTAAGTCAATAA
- a CDS encoding YdcF family protein, with protein sequence MSFIILLLLLLFVGITRLLQWRTTSNFLSLLLISSFVLIGSGLIPRYLLDDLQANYENKPDIQWSDNNAIVLLGAGTQLIKSTQEFEPAFFSFGRISETASQYKDCAKAQTTCKVIISGGDAQNNGVTEAEVYEQQLLRLGVPMADIIQEPNSVNTWKNAQLTSDLMKHHKFDNIVLVSSGLHIRRSELYFNHFGLDVIPVRADYMAAQISWLPLWYNFAVTDFALHEQIGFARYNIYNFMGWNSKREKPGDA encoded by the coding sequence ATGAGCTTTATTATACTTTTACTTCTTCTACTATTCGTTGGCATTACACGTTTACTTCAATGGCGAACAACTTCTAATTTTTTATCTCTTCTTCTTATATCGTCATTTGTGTTGATTGGTTCAGGTTTGATCCCTCGTTATTTATTAGACGACCTACAAGCGAATTATGAAAATAAGCCTGATATCCAATGGTCTGACAATAACGCCATTGTTCTTCTAGGTGCAGGCACGCAGTTAATTAAAAGCACGCAAGAGTTCGAGCCAGCCTTTTTCTCTTTTGGCCGAATCAGCGAAACTGCAAGCCAATATAAAGATTGTGCAAAAGCGCAAACCACATGCAAAGTGATCATCAGTGGTGGTGATGCTCAGAATAACGGCGTTACAGAGGCTGAAGTTTATGAACAGCAACTGCTTAGGCTTGGCGTTCCAATGGCCGACATCATTCAAGAACCGAACAGCGTGAACACGTGGAAAAATGCACAGCTGACCAGCGACCTGATGAAGCATCATAAATTCGACAACATTGTGCTGGTTTCATCTGGCCTGCACATTCGCCGCAGTGAACTCTATTTCAACCACTTCGGGTTGGACGTGATTCCGGTTAGAGCTGATTACATGGCGGCTCAAATTTCATGGCTGCCACTGTGGTACAACTTTGCGGTAACAGACTTTGCTCTGCACGAACAAATCGGCTTTGCTCGATACAACATCTACAATTTTATGGGTTGGAACAGCAAACGCGAAAAGCCTGGGGATGCTTAA
- a CDS encoding aerolysin family beta-barrel pore-forming toxin, protein MLNVSKTILFSTTLSLLPLTAHSKIYSDQIVLDKLGEDVCRSDYRPLTHTEAQEHKTALISRMNVWDIAGLQNDWVIMGSGYHGLIKRDQASDGTWCYPNHPDAGLPYYQAQAIEEHDNVEVQRALVSDNASFIRPLSYLAHNLGYAWVGGDNGRYVGQDMGIKQLNDGWEIKGNSDGACSGERCNEKTTIMVDNFSYTLDSKAFSHGDVSEPEQTLINTVSAYAINDSDESKQIIVDLHFEQSTQWRKTNSFDLSDSVMLKENFTWPQVGKTDVTVVLEQDQRFSDTDNGSRSEPTELQAIITVPANSVLPFRVEFYRSSISYPYRIKTNIGYDVNFTGFLRYSGNALSSHPTNRPTISHTFTMGTNSEEQANIRYQWDHRYIPGEMKWWDWSWAINANGLSSMQYAAGASVRPFYTHVTGQFSAESLYSGLIDIGEQHSVGSFDAMTALNNHKIYYAGDIQVVTDFDSETLSQLGFEDAELTINPAQR, encoded by the coding sequence ATGCTTAACGTCAGTAAAACCATTCTATTTAGCACTACCCTATCGTTACTACCTTTGACGGCTCATTCAAAAATATACTCAGACCAAATTGTCTTAGACAAGCTTGGGGAAGATGTTTGTCGCTCGGACTATCGACCACTTACTCATACCGAAGCACAAGAACACAAAACAGCGCTTATCTCTCGCATGAACGTGTGGGACATAGCAGGCCTTCAAAATGACTGGGTGATCATGGGCTCGGGCTACCATGGGCTAATCAAACGAGACCAAGCCAGCGACGGCACATGGTGTTATCCCAACCACCCAGACGCAGGTTTGCCTTACTATCAAGCGCAAGCCATTGAAGAGCACGACAACGTTGAGGTTCAACGAGCGTTAGTCAGCGACAATGCTAGCTTTATCCGCCCATTGAGTTACTTAGCACACAACCTGGGTTACGCTTGGGTTGGCGGTGACAATGGACGCTACGTAGGCCAAGATATGGGAATCAAACAGCTTAACGATGGTTGGGAGATAAAGGGCAACAGCGACGGAGCATGCTCTGGTGAACGCTGTAACGAAAAGACAACAATCATGGTGGATAACTTCTCTTACACACTCGATAGCAAAGCATTTTCTCATGGTGACGTTAGCGAACCAGAACAAACTCTTATCAATACAGTGTCGGCTTACGCTATTAATGACAGCGACGAATCGAAGCAGATCATCGTTGACCTTCATTTTGAGCAATCCACCCAGTGGCGCAAAACCAATAGCTTTGACCTCTCAGACTCAGTAATGCTCAAAGAGAACTTTACTTGGCCTCAGGTTGGGAAAACAGATGTAACAGTGGTGCTTGAGCAAGACCAACGTTTCTCTGATACCGACAATGGTTCTCGCTCAGAACCTACAGAGCTTCAAGCGATCATCACCGTACCGGCTAATTCTGTTTTGCCCTTTAGAGTCGAGTTTTATCGCTCAAGTATCTCTTACCCGTACCGCATAAAAACGAACATCGGCTACGACGTCAATTTCACAGGCTTCTTACGCTATAGCGGTAATGCACTAAGTTCACACCCAACAAACCGACCAACAATCTCACACACCTTCACCATGGGGACTAATAGCGAAGAACAAGCGAATATACGCTATCAATGGGATCACCGTTATATTCCTGGTGAGATGAAATGGTGGGATTGGAGCTGGGCGATTAACGCGAATGGCTTAAGCAGCATGCAATATGCCGCGGGAGCAAGTGTACGTCCCTTCTACACACACGTAACTGGCCAATTCAGTGCTGAATCTCTATATTCAGGCCTGATCGATATCGGTGAACAGCACTCTGTAGGCTCATTCGATGCGATGACCGCACTGAACAATCATAAAATTTATTATGCAGGCGATATTCAGGTGGTTACTGACTTTGATTCTGAAACCCTTTCGCAGCTGGGGTTTGAAGATGCTGAACTAACGATAAACCCAGCACAACGATAA
- a CDS encoding DUF2058 domain-containing protein: MAKLTLQEQMLKAGLVNEKKLKKAKKGSKKSRVQSREAKAAAEETKLAQQAKDKELNQQLKEQQLSKEIKAQVKQLIEMNKIEQKNGEIKYNFTDGTLVKYLYVEDLTQKQLSKGILSIARQGESYVVIPTAVANKIAMRDEESIVDTQASSSDEVDEDDPYKDFVIPDDLMW; the protein is encoded by the coding sequence ATGGCAAAGTTAACACTCCAAGAGCAAATGCTTAAAGCTGGCTTGGTAAATGAGAAAAAATTAAAGAAGGCGAAGAAGGGCTCAAAAAAGTCTCGCGTTCAGTCTCGTGAAGCAAAAGCGGCAGCAGAAGAAACTAAACTGGCGCAGCAAGCGAAAGACAAAGAGTTAAACCAACAGTTGAAAGAACAACAGTTGAGCAAAGAAATTAAAGCTCAAGTGAAGCAACTGATTGAGATGAACAAGATCGAACAGAAGAATGGTGAGATCAAATACAACTTCACCGATGGTACGCTAGTTAAATACCTTTACGTAGAAGACCTGACTCAAAAGCAACTAAGTAAAGGTATTCTAAGTATCGCGCGTCAAGGCGAAAGCTATGTTGTTATCCCTACGGCGGTAGCGAACAAGATCGCGATGCGTGACGAAGAATCTATCGTTGATACTCAAGCTTCAAGCTCTGATGAAGTAGACGAAGATGACCCGTACAAAGACTTTGTGATCCCAGATGATCTAATGTGGTAG
- a CDS encoding sphingomyelin phosphodiesterase translates to MKTQWTCLSALLASASFISTSASADTDVYLTNNTNQVMTIQANHTGTDLLQLGDEWQQHVEQIGPWETKKLISFNRWTGVKSGKTYEFDTVVSNSIGESVTLNQTMEGHWYNSTLQHGLSAADVDLTQHDDRNIHRSSTNAFDVNTELALKADSTARYDDIYYTITPQKVDEQPEPDANTLKVMTYNIWALPAIASHIGDRYDLIPQYVKGYDVLALQEVFANGRDEFLRELAKEYPYQTKMLDKDGINIYDGGVIIVSRYPIVNEAQYVFPDCTGTDCFADKGVNYAEVIKNGQAYHVFGTHTASFDTDTARDYRQRQFRQMRELAQSLEIPTSETVIYSGDFNVNKLKFPGDYQQMFANLQATEPEYSGYTASTFDPRINNFAGEPMSGGENVEYLDYVVVSSEYAQKAHNNNRVDVPRSTSSELWKHYNLSDHFPVSAVIK, encoded by the coding sequence ATGAAAACTCAATGGACTTGCCTGAGTGCATTACTTGCATCAGCTTCATTCATTTCAACCTCTGCTAGTGCAGATACCGATGTGTATCTGACCAACAACACCAACCAAGTGATGACGATTCAAGCCAACCATACCGGCACCGATCTACTTCAACTTGGCGATGAATGGCAACAACATGTTGAGCAAATTGGCCCGTGGGAAACGAAGAAGCTGATCAGTTTCAATCGTTGGACAGGCGTAAAGTCCGGTAAGACATACGAGTTTGACACCGTGGTATCAAACTCTATTGGAGAAAGCGTCACGCTTAATCAAACCATGGAAGGACATTGGTACAACTCAACACTGCAACACGGTTTGAGCGCGGCAGACGTTGACTTAACACAGCATGATGATCGCAATATTCATCGTAGCTCTACTAACGCTTTTGATGTGAATACTGAACTCGCGCTTAAAGCCGATTCAACCGCTCGCTACGATGATATTTACTACACCATCACCCCACAAAAAGTGGATGAGCAACCCGAACCAGACGCCAATACACTGAAAGTGATGACCTACAATATTTGGGCTCTACCGGCTATCGCTTCGCACATCGGTGATCGTTACGATCTCATCCCTCAATACGTTAAGGGCTACGACGTGTTAGCGCTTCAAGAAGTGTTTGCCAACGGACGAGATGAGTTCCTGCGTGAACTGGCAAAAGAGTACCCATACCAAACTAAAATGCTCGATAAGGATGGTATCAACATCTATGACGGCGGCGTGATCATTGTGAGCCGCTACCCTATCGTCAACGAAGCGCAATACGTGTTCCCTGATTGTACGGGCACAGATTGTTTTGCTGATAAAGGCGTGAATTACGCTGAGGTCATCAAAAATGGTCAGGCTTACCATGTGTTTGGTACGCACACCGCCTCGTTCGACACGGACACGGCGCGTGATTATCGTCAGCGTCAATTTAGACAGATGCGTGAACTCGCTCAATCACTGGAAATACCAACCTCAGAAACGGTGATTTACAGCGGTGATTTCAACGTGAACAAGCTTAAGTTCCCTGGCGACTACCAACAGATGTTCGCTAACTTGCAGGCCACTGAGCCTGAGTATTCAGGTTATACCGCTTCAACTTTTGATCCTCGCATCAATAACTTTGCTGGAGAACCAATGTCTGGTGGGGAAAACGTTGAATATCTCGATTACGTAGTGGTGAGCTCGGAGTACGCACAGAAAGCTCACAACAATAACCGCGTTGATGTGCCTCGCTCGACCAGCAGTGAATTATGGAAGCACTACAACCTTTCAGATCACTTCCCTGTAAGTGCTGTCATTAAGTAA
- a CDS encoding chromosome partitioning protein ParA has product MLVAMTSIVGYSWSSKSTETLQSSVQHTEEKQHVSKTTDNDRHTSNTASFSDNPVSQGKQVQAEDLHGKVYAENLTELEGKALLNELDEFWTLCQQVGNCTEQLAQLKTELPIEWFELLSDYRKLSAEWQVRESTIPLESIDSLEARVELFKQSAQEVWGELAHQLFADQFAQLDFTLSANILEEIEPTEFVLHYQDLLSEWESKTGTLNAETPAQKYELAVSLLPNSYNPAELATIKAELQQTYLDAEQADNITAREQQVTQQQQTVMTYHDQLDQLKSSLESQRSASHANWDTLEWDSYYQQQVAEFREQFFRK; this is encoded by the coding sequence ATGCTCGTCGCTATGACGAGCATTGTTGGCTATTCATGGTCATCAAAATCCACTGAAACACTGCAATCTTCGGTTCAGCATACAGAAGAAAAGCAGCACGTTTCTAAAACGACTGATAACGATAGACACACATCAAATACGGCAAGCTTTTCAGACAACCCCGTTTCTCAAGGCAAACAAGTCCAAGCTGAAGACCTGCACGGAAAAGTGTATGCAGAAAACCTAACAGAACTTGAAGGTAAGGCGCTGCTCAATGAGCTCGATGAGTTTTGGACGCTTTGTCAACAAGTGGGCAATTGCACTGAACAACTCGCGCAGTTGAAAACTGAGTTACCGATAGAATGGTTTGAACTATTAAGTGATTACCGAAAGCTCTCTGCCGAATGGCAAGTAAGGGAAAGCACAATTCCACTCGAATCCATTGATTCTTTGGAAGCACGAGTTGAGCTGTTCAAGCAGTCTGCACAAGAGGTTTGGGGAGAGTTAGCCCACCAGCTGTTTGCCGATCAATTTGCGCAATTGGATTTTACGCTCAGTGCAAACATTCTTGAGGAAATTGAGCCCACTGAGTTTGTCTTGCACTACCAAGATTTGCTCTCGGAATGGGAAAGTAAAACGGGAACATTAAACGCAGAGACTCCGGCTCAAAAATACGAGCTTGCTGTCTCACTGCTGCCAAACAGCTATAACCCTGCCGAGCTAGCGACGATCAAGGCTGAACTTCAACAAACATATTTAGATGCAGAACAAGCTGATAATATCACCGCGCGCGAACAACAAGTGACGCAACAACAACAGACGGTAATGACCTATCACGACCAACTTGATCAATTGAAATCGAGCTTAGAATCTCAACGTTCTGCAAGTCATGCCAATTGGGATACTCTGGAATGGGACAGTTATTATCAACAGCAAGTAGCTGAATTTCGTGAACAGTTCTTTAGGAAATAG